The following are encoded in a window of Bos indicus isolate NIAB-ARS_2022 breed Sahiwal x Tharparkar chromosome 7, NIAB-ARS_B.indTharparkar_mat_pri_1.0, whole genome shotgun sequence genomic DNA:
- the LOC109560875 gene encoding olfactory receptor 10H2-like, translating into MLGLNYTSVSEFILISFSTFPQHLLPVFFLLFLLMYLFTLLGNLLIMATIWSERSLHTPMYLLLCALSISEVLYTFAIIPRMLADLLSTDRSISFTACASQMFFSFTFGFTHSFLLTVMGYDRYVAICHPLRYNVLMSPRGCACLVAWSWAGGSVMGLLVTSAVFHLPFCGLNEVHHFFCHVPPLMKLACGNNVLGVALGVGLVCSMVLLGCFLLILLSYAFIVAAILRIPSAEGRHKAFSTCASHLTVVVVHYSFASVIYVKLTGLHSQQGNILIAITYTVLTPFLSPIIFSLRNEELKNAMKKTFLSKLSLQRLSGRCGGGQNMVER; encoded by the coding sequence ATGTTGGGGCTAAACTACACCTCCGTGTCTGAATTCATCCTCATCAGCTTCTCCACCTTCCCTCAGCATCTCCTGCCCGTcttcttccttctgttcctgctgaTGTACCTGTTCACGCTGCTGGGGAACCTGCTCATCATGGCCACCATCTGGAGCGAGCGcagcctccacacccccatgtacctCTTGCTGTGCGCCCTCTCCATCTCTGAGGTCCTCTACACCTTCGCCATCATCCCGCGCATGCTGGCCGACCTGCTCTCTACTGACCGCTCCATCTCTTTCACGGCCTGTGCCAGCCAGATGTTCTTCTCCTTCACGTTTGGCTTCACCCACTCCTTCCTGCTCACCGTCATGGGCTACGAccgctacgtggccatctgccaccccctgCGCTACAACGTGCTCATGAGCCCCCGAGGCTGCGCCTGCCTGGTGGCCTGGTCCTGGGCTGGAGGCTCAGTCATGGGGTTGCTGGTGACATCTGCTGTTTTCCACCTCCCCTTCTGTGGTCTCAATGAGGTTCACCATTTTTTCTGCCACGTGCCTCCGCTAATGAAGTTAGCTTGTGGAAACAATGTACTGGGAGTGGCCCTGGGCGTGGGCCTAGTCTGTAGCATGGTCTTGTTGGGTTGCTTTCTCCTCATCCTGCTCTCTTACGCCTTCATCGTGGCCGCCATCTTGAGGATCCCTTCCGCCGAGGGCCGGCACAAAGCCTTCTCCACGTGTGCGTCTCATCTGACTGTGGTCGTTGTGCACTATAGCTTCGCCTCTGTCATCTATGTCAAGCTCACAGGTCTCCACTCTCAGCAAGGCAACATCTTGATAGCCATCACCTACACGGTCCTCACACCTTTCCTGAGCCCCATCATATTCAGCCTCAGGAATGAGGAGCTGAAGAACGCTATGAAGAAGACTTTCCTCAGCAAACTATCTCTCCAGCGTCTGAGTGGCCGGTGTGGAGGTGGTCAGAATATGGTAGAAAGATGA
- the LOC109560876 gene encoding olfactory receptor 10H4-like has translation MVFHHAGGGKVDCRDAAFLSNQNYSMMSEFILIGFSNFPQQLLPTFFLLYLLMYLFTLLGNLLIMGTIWREHSLHTPMYLFLCALSISEILFTVAITPYMLVHMLSTHHSITFVACASQMFFSFTFGFTHSFLLMIMGYDRYVAICHPLRYNVLMSTRDCARLVSWCWAGGSVMGMMVTLIIFHLSFCGSNEIHHFFCHVLSLLKLACGKETASVTMVVIMVCVTALMGCLFLIVLSYVFIVAAILRIPSTEGRHKTFSTCVSHLTIVVVHYSFASLIYLKPKGAHSMDSNTLLATTYTVFTPFLSPIIFSLRNKELKNAIKRTFHRTFCPLSS, from the coding sequence ATGCAGCATTCTTGTCTAATCAAAACTACAGCATGATGTCTGAATTCATCCTCATTGGCTTCTCCAACTTCCCTCAGCAGCTCCTGCCCACTTTCTTCCTGCTGTACCTGCTGATGTACCTGTTCACGCTGCTGGGGAACCTGCTCATCATGGGCACCATCTGGAGGGAGCAcagcctccacacccccatgtacctCTTCCTGTGTGCCCTCTCCATCTCCGAGATCCTGTTCACTGTTGCCATCACTCCTTACATGCTGGTTCACATGCTCTCCACCCATCACTCCATCACCTTTGTGGCCTGTGCCAGCCAGATGTTTTTCTCCTTCACGTTTGGCTTCACCCATTCCTTTCTGCTCATGATCATGGGCTACGAccgctacgtggccatctgccaccccctgCGCTACAACGTGCTCATGAGCACCCGTGACTGTGCCCGTCTTGTGTCCTGGTGCTGGGCTGGTGGCTCAGTTATGGGGATGATGGTGACACTGATCATTTTTCACCTCAGCTTCTGTGGGTCTAATGAGATTCACCATTTTTTCTGCCATGTGCTTTCCCTCTTGAAGTTGGCCTGTGGGAAGGAGACAGCCTCTGTCACCATGGTTGTGATCATGGTCTGTGTCACGGCCCTCATGGGGTGCTTATTCCTTATCGTCCTCTCCTATGTCTTCATCGTGGCCGCCATCCTGAGGATCCCCTCCACTGAGGGCCGGCACAAGACCTTCTCCACCTGTGTCTCCCACCTCACCATAGTGGTCGTGCACTACAGTTTTGCCTCCCTCATCTACCTCAAGCCCAAAGGCGCCCATTCCATGGACAGTAACACTCTGTTGGCCACCACCTACACAGTCTTCACCCCCTTTCTTAGCCCCATCATTTTCAGCCTCAGGAATAAAGAGCTGAAGAACGCCATAAAAAGAACCTTCCACAGAACCTTCTGTCCCCTAAGTTCCTGA